In a genomic window of Deinococcus seoulensis:
- a CDS encoding M20 family metallopeptidase: MTLMPDFTPDLKAMQADLHALARIESPSTDPAAIARVMDVVEGWARDLGADTHALGGGTRLFNFGVDSAGAGGSAHGQTTPGLQGHRRPVLVLTHADTVWPHGTLEHMPLREDGVRLYGPGTYDMKAGIVGLFHALRSLRGEWPQGGVQVLLSPDEETGSLSSRAHIENAARCARVALVVEPPVADTHALKTGRKGTGSYLLTFTGVASHAGNKPEEGASAVTAAAQATLDLQALARPDLGTTVSVGLIRGGSAVNVIPAHATLEIDLRVSTLAEADRVDAAVRAWTPSDPRVTVQVTGGLNRPPFEQSEGTLALYAQAREIARDLGFDLTHAVVGGGSDGNFTAPIVPTLDGLGAPGDGAHAQHEHVRLDRWADHVRLLARLLREI, from the coding sequence ATGACGCTCATGCCTGACTTCACTCCTGACCTGAAGGCCATGCAGGCCGACCTGCACGCCCTGGCCCGCATCGAATCGCCGTCCACCGACCCGGCCGCCATCGCCCGCGTGATGGACGTCGTGGAAGGCTGGGCGCGCGACCTGGGCGCCGACACGCACGCCCTGGGCGGCGGCACCCGCCTGTTCAACTTCGGTGTGGACAGCGCGGGCGCCGGCGGCTCCGCGCACGGGCAGACCACGCCCGGCCTGCAGGGCCACCGCCGCCCCGTGCTGGTCCTCACGCACGCCGACACCGTCTGGCCGCACGGCACGCTGGAGCACATGCCGCTGCGCGAGGACGGCGTGCGCCTGTACGGCCCCGGCACGTACGACATGAAAGCCGGAATCGTGGGCCTGTTCCACGCGCTGCGGTCCCTGCGCGGCGAGTGGCCGCAGGGCGGCGTGCAGGTCCTGCTGTCCCCGGACGAGGAGACCGGCAGCCTCAGCAGCCGCGCGCACATCGAGAACGCTGCCCGCTGCGCCCGCGTGGCGCTGGTCGTCGAACCGCCCGTCGCGGACACCCACGCCCTGAAAACCGGCCGCAAAGGCACCGGCAGTTACCTTCTGACCTTCACGGGCGTCGCCAGCCACGCCGGAAACAAACCGGAAGAAGGCGCCAGTGCCGTCACGGCCGCCGCGCAGGCCACCCTGGACCTTCAGGCCCTCGCCCGCCCGGACCTGGGCACCACCGTCAGCGTCGGCCTGATCCGTGGCGGCAGCGCCGTGAACGTCATCCCCGCGCACGCCACCCTGGAGATCGACCTGCGCGTCAGCACCCTGGCGGAAGCCGACCGGGTGGACGCCGCCGTGCGCGCCTGGACGCCCAGCGACCCCCGCGTGACCGTGCAGGTCACGGGCGGTCTTAACCGCCCCCCCTTCGAGCAGAGCGAGGGCACCCTGGCCCTGTACGCGCAGGCCCGCGAGATTGCCCGGGACCTCGGCTTCGACCTCACGCACGCCGTCGTGGGCGGCGGCAGCGACGGGAACTTCACGGCCCCCATCGTCCCCACCCTGGACGGCCTGGGCGCCCCGGGCGACGGCGCGCACGCC